GATGCGTTCCAGCGAGGGCCAGTTCGGAGCGCTGCCCATCAGGGCGTACTTCCACGCGCTCTGCAGTTGCGATTGGCGGGAATCAATGTGAACCTGGCGGTAGCGGGCCTCGGCGGCGCAGATCGAGGCGTGGAGGTCTTCCAGCAACTTCCAGTCGGGGGGCGCTGTTCCCAGCAACACCCGCCAGAACAGGCACCTCTGGTCCCACAATGCGGCAGCGAGCTTTTGCTCCAGGTTCATGTCTTTACTGCCTGCGGCCACCGTTGATCACGGTAAGAACGGTGACTGGGGACCACTGCGCCGATATCCGCTCCAGGACCTCGTAGCGTTTGCCCAGCTCGCCTGGGAACGTGGGCCGGGCCACGCGGTCGTTGCGAACAGCGCCTAGGTTGCGCTGGACGATGAATGGTGCCGGTGTGCGATTGGCTGGCGCTGTCGATTGGGCTTTGCTCATATGACCACCCCACGCCAGTGGTTGGTGCAATCCCAGCGCCGCACTCGCAGAACCTGGAGCCGCGCCAATAACTCCTTACCCAGCAATGTGTTTGTTGGCCAGTTGTCCGTGCGGGGCAGGCTGATAGGGGAGATTCTTGAGTCAATTCACCCTAAGCCGAGCGGCTTGGTGCGGAATTTCGCAACAGCAATCGGTTCTGCCAGTCGTTTCGGCCTCGGCGGGCCGGAGCACTGGGTCACTCGTAAAGCAAGACCCCGTACAGCACCACGGTTTCGGTGTGGCGGCTGAACTCCAGCACGCCCGAGCCTCCGGTCAGGTGCTGGTTGAAGGTGCCGGTGATGCGATTGGCATCGACCTCGTAGCTGCCCAGGAAATCCTCGTCGCCAGGACAGTAACGCCCTGAGATCTTCATCACGAAAGCGCTGAAGCCGTCCTCGCCGGTGATGTTCATCGTGCCCTGCAGGGGATTGCAGCGCGCCGGTTCCACGGCCGCTTCCTTTTCCGGCGCCAGGCAGAGGCGGTAGGTCGCAGTTCCGAGCATGGCGTTCTTCAGCGTTCCGCTCAGGTCGAAGCGGCAATCCCCGCCAGCGTGGAGCTCAAGGCCGCCGGAGTAGGGGGCGACGGCTCGGAATTCCTTGATTTCGTCGCTGTGGTCCTCCGGCGCCGGCCCCGTGTAGTAGTAGACGGCGACTTTGCCGTCGGAGAGATGCTGAGTGAGGGTTTTGCCCTCGGCATCGAGGGTCCAACTGTCGGTCTCCTTGTAGCTCTGGTAGCCCAGGGCATCGAGCACATGCTGGGTGACGATCACCAGCTCGTCGGCTTTCCACGCCGCCCGATAATAGGCGCGCTCGATGCGCGTCTTGTAGCGGTCCATCTCCTTGCCGTCGGTGACGAAGACGTCGGTGCCGGTGACGTTGCCGTCAGTCTGGTAGATGAACTTGACCCGCTGCTTGCTCTGGCGTACGACCAGGATGTCGTCCTTCACGTAGGGCGCGGTGGTCAAGTCGCGATCGAGCTTCCAGATCCCGGAGAGATTGGGCCGCGACTTGGTGACCGGGAGAGCAGGCACGGCCAGCAGCACGATCGTCACAAGGATGCGCGCGGCCGCCGATCGCAGGGGGCTCGACATTGCTGGGCTGCTCCCGAGAGCGTAAGTGTAACGCAACCAGGGAGTGCGGGGACTAGTCCTTCGCCGGGGCCAGAGCCGCAGGGTCCAGTTCGGCGAGCGAGCTGTAGCCGCTCAAGCCCAAGGTCAGGTCGGTGTCGGCCAACAGGTTGAGCAGCACCTCCCGGACCCCTGGTTCGCCGGCAGAGGCCAGTCCCCAGATGTAGAGGCGGCCGAGGAGCACGGCGCGGGCGCCCAGGGCGATGGCCTTGATGACGTCGGCGCCGCGGCGAATCCCACTGTCGAAGAGTATGGGCACCTGGTCGCCGACCGCCTTGACCACGCCGGGGAGGGCGTCGAGTGACGCCACCGCACCGTCCACCTGGCGTCCGCCATGGTTGGAGACGATGATGCCGTCGGCGCCGTGCTCCAGCGCTTTGCGGGCGTCGTCCGGGTGCAGGATACCCTTCAGCACGATGGGAAGCTGGGTGTGCTCGCGCAACTGACGAAGGTGCTGCCAGGTCAGGCTGGTGTTGGAGAAAAGCGCTCCCCACAGGCGGATGGCCGCCGCCGGGTCCTCCTCCGGAGGCTTGGGCAGATGGCCGCGGAACACGGGATCGCTGAAGTAGTTGGCCAGTCCCTGTCCCAGCAGGAACGGCAGGTATGGATAACTGAGGTCACGCTCGCGCCAGGCCAGCATGGAAGTGTCGAGCGTGACCACCACCGCGCCGTAGCCGGCTTTTTCCGCGCGCCGCAGCATGCTGGCGGTGAGCTCCATGTCCTTGCCCCAGTAGAGCTGGAACCAGCGGGTAGCGGATCCCATAGCTTGCGCGACTTCCTCGATGGAGCGCGAGGAGACGGTGCTCAGCACGAACGGGACCCCGAGCGAGGCCGCGGCCCGGCTGGAGGCCAACTCCGCTTCCGAATGGACCATCCCCTGCACCCCGACGGGGCCAAGCAGCACCGGGGCGGGCAACTTCAGACCGAGCAACTCGATGGATAAGTCGCGCTGCGAGACGTTGCGCAGCATCCGGGGCACGATGCGCCAGCGGTAAAAGGCTTCGAGGTTGGCGCGGGCGGTCGCCTCGCCGCCGGCGGAGCCCGCCACGTAGTCGTAGGCTTCGGGCGTCAGCAGTTCCTTGGCCTTCTGTTCCAGGCGGGAGAGCGAGACGGGGACTGCCGGGCGTTCGCCCAACAATCCGCGCTGATAGATCTCCAGCTCGCGGTCCAGGCCACTGGACTGCCGCTGCGAGGGTGCAGGGTTCATGAAAGTTCGCGGATTATACATTTCCCCACGCTGCTGACATACCCGGGTGCCCCT
The genomic region above belongs to Terriglobales bacterium and contains:
- a CDS encoding lactate 2-monooxygenase, which produces MNPAPSQRQSSGLDRELEIYQRGLLGERPAVPVSLSRLEQKAKELLTPEAYDYVAGSAGGEATARANLEAFYRWRIVPRMLRNVSQRDLSIELLGLKLPAPVLLGPVGVQGMVHSEAELASSRAAASLGVPFVLSTVSSRSIEEVAQAMGSATRWFQLYWGKDMELTASMLRRAEKAGYGAVVVTLDTSMLAWRERDLSYPYLPFLLGQGLANYFSDPVFRGHLPKPPEEDPAAAIRLWGALFSNTSLTWQHLRQLREHTQLPIVLKGILHPDDARKALEHGADGIIVSNHGGRQVDGAVASLDALPGVVKAVGDQVPILFDSGIRRGADVIKAIALGARAVLLGRLYIWGLASAGEPGVREVLLNLLADTDLTLGLSGYSSLAELDPAALAPAKD